A window of Fluoribacter dumoffii NY 23 contains these coding sequences:
- a CDS encoding transporter substrate-binding domain-containing protein: protein MIRLILLVFLGYATSVSAQGEPLNVGIESFDPPFVMQSTQNDAYGFDVDMMNNLCKIMNRTCVFHVMRFDKLIDAVATNKLDVAVSSITITTERAKIVNFSLPYLLSYSRFLERQTNKKENFSLDLLNSKKIGLETGTVFSEQLKEMGVKNPNIKEYASIEDQLSALSRGDVDIILLDNATAIYWASNSSDTFKLIGPPYMYGYGYGIVITPANSDLLTRLNEALVQFQNSDVYKQNYNKYLLEF from the coding sequence ATGATCCGATTAATTTTACTGGTATTTCTTGGTTACGCCACTTCGGTATCTGCTCAGGGCGAACCTCTCAATGTAGGGATTGAAAGCTTTGATCCCCCCTTTGTCATGCAAAGTACCCAAAATGATGCTTACGGCTTTGATGTGGATATGATGAATAATTTATGCAAAATCATGAATAGAACCTGTGTTTTTCATGTGATGCGTTTTGATAAACTCATTGATGCCGTCGCGACCAATAAATTAGATGTGGCGGTCAGTTCGATCACGATTACTACGGAACGGGCAAAAATAGTAAATTTCAGCTTACCCTATTTACTCAGTTATTCCCGTTTTTTAGAAAGGCAGACTAATAAAAAAGAAAATTTTAGCCTCGATTTGCTAAACAGCAAAAAAATAGGGCTGGAGACAGGTACCGTATTTTCTGAACAACTTAAAGAAATGGGAGTTAAAAATCCCAATATTAAAGAGTATGCCAGCATTGAGGATCAGCTCTCGGCCTTAAGCAGAGGAGACGTAGATATTATCCTCCTGGATAATGCAACCGCCATTTATTGGGCCTCAAATTCTTCAGACACATTTAAATTAATAGGACCGCCTTACATGTATGGGTACGGTTACGGAATAGTAATCACTCCAGCGAATTCAGACTTGTTAACCCGACTCAATGAGGCATTGGTTCAATTTCAAAATTCAGATGTTTACAAACAAAATTATAACAAGTACTTGCTGGAATTTTAA
- the rpe gene encoding ribulose-phosphate 3-epimerase, producing MTYHILPSILSADLTCLGAEVEAVMNAGADFIHFDVMDNHYVPNLTFGPAFCEALRKRFPSYPIDVHLMVEPVDAMIEAFAKAGAKRISIHPDATIHVDRSLKLIKDLGCEAGLVLNPATPVEVLTWCAHKLDFILVMTVNPGFGGQKMIPEIIDKIPQIRALYPHIDLCVDGGVTIDNIAALARAGANQFVAGAAVFNSSNYKETIDSMRKQLGSVAHSQD from the coding sequence ATGACTTATCATATTTTACCCTCAATCTTGTCTGCGGATCTCACATGTCTCGGTGCTGAAGTAGAGGCGGTTATGAATGCCGGGGCTGATTTTATCCATTTTGATGTTATGGATAATCATTATGTTCCTAATCTTACCTTTGGTCCTGCCTTTTGTGAGGCTTTGCGCAAACGTTTCCCTAGCTACCCTATCGATGTTCATCTCATGGTCGAACCTGTGGATGCCATGATTGAAGCTTTTGCTAAAGCCGGCGCAAAGCGAATTAGTATCCACCCCGATGCGACCATCCATGTGGATCGCAGCTTGAAACTTATTAAAGATTTGGGATGTGAGGCAGGTCTTGTACTTAATCCGGCAACGCCCGTTGAGGTGTTGACCTGGTGTGCCCATAAACTCGATTTTATCCTGGTCATGACGGTAAATCCGGGCTTTGGGGGCCAAAAAATGATCCCTGAAATTATCGATAAAATACCCCAAATCCGTGCACTCTATCCCCATATTGACCTTTGTGTCGATGGGGGGGTAACTATAGATAATATTGCTGCTTTAGCCAGGGCAGGAGCAAACCAGTTTGTAGCCGGTGCGGCTGTATTCAACAGTAGTAATTACAAGGAAACAATTGATTCAATGCGAAAACAACTAGGATCTGTTGCCCATTCACAAGATTGA
- a CDS encoding transglycosylase SLT domain-containing protein, with protein MKKIILCLGLLISSQVCLALSGQAYMDRFNTYLSYSQNLPSHTPNAEFLDFIAGTTPLSTKLREKWLYELAKNKNWVSFSQYYQPSNDLNLVCYEQIANYNTGKQEEALKASIPLWLSGDSRPPSCDSLFTLLLKDNNFDQNLITQRLALALERRNIQLARYLLKQYNIPHTAELNVLNSIYQNPANITMLNPGGLNSDIYLYGLKRMVSINMNKALALWQQSKTQKMLNSGQQQSFLAHVALYKAMRNHEDALEWFAKVKPQYYNDVLLDWQIRFALKRKDWAQVTGLINDSKHKDEPCWQYWLARSLEEQGKITEAKALYEPLARNRQYYGFLASLRLNKKPSFTNEAPTTNLEVLKPYQTFIDQIQTLYMSKQTLQASRLLNDFISELPKDEASALVYWIDQKLQWHGKSVYLSNNETLNNQLSLRFPLAYKDSISMYSKRYAVAPEFIYAIIRQESGFRDDATSSVGARGLMQVMPYTARVVSKADKIPYTDQNQLFLSQKNINIGVAYLKQLAKRFGNHPILIAAAYNAGPKQVVYWLRSHPPKEIDVWIETLPWQETRNYLKNIMAFYVVYQYRLGQKPNLGSFLEPL; from the coding sequence ATGAAAAAAATTATTTTGTGTTTAGGCTTGTTGATCAGTTCTCAGGTTTGCCTTGCTCTCTCAGGCCAGGCTTACATGGATCGTTTTAATACTTATTTGTCTTATAGTCAAAATCTTCCTTCGCATACACCCAATGCTGAATTTCTCGATTTTATTGCCGGAACGACACCATTATCTACAAAATTAAGGGAAAAATGGTTGTATGAATTAGCTAAAAACAAAAACTGGGTAAGTTTTAGCCAATATTATCAGCCGTCTAATGATTTAAACCTTGTTTGTTACGAGCAGATAGCAAATTACAATACAGGCAAACAGGAAGAGGCTTTAAAAGCCTCCATTCCCCTATGGTTAAGTGGGGATTCGAGACCTCCCTCCTGTGACAGTTTATTTACTTTGCTTTTAAAAGATAATAACTTTGATCAAAACTTAATTACCCAACGATTAGCCCTTGCCCTAGAACGACGTAACATCCAGTTAGCGCGTTATCTGTTAAAGCAGTACAACATACCCCACACAGCTGAGTTAAATGTCTTAAACTCCATCTATCAAAATCCGGCAAATATAACCATGCTAAATCCCGGCGGATTAAATAGTGACATCTATCTTTATGGCCTTAAACGTATGGTCTCCATCAATATGAATAAAGCCCTGGCATTATGGCAACAAAGTAAAACTCAAAAAATGCTTAATTCGGGGCAACAGCAATCTTTTCTGGCCCATGTTGCCCTTTATAAAGCCATGCGCAACCATGAAGATGCGCTGGAGTGGTTCGCTAAAGTAAAACCTCAATATTACAATGATGTGTTACTGGACTGGCAAATCCGTTTTGCCTTAAAACGAAAAGACTGGGCTCAAGTCACTGGATTGATTAACGATTCTAAGCATAAGGACGAACCGTGTTGGCAATATTGGTTGGCACGCTCTTTGGAAGAACAAGGAAAAATAACAGAGGCAAAAGCGCTTTATGAACCTTTAGCAAGAAACAGACAGTATTATGGATTTCTTGCCAGCCTTCGCCTCAATAAAAAACCAAGTTTTACTAATGAAGCACCCACAACAAACCTTGAGGTATTAAAACCTTATCAGACATTTATTGATCAAATCCAAACCCTCTACATGAGCAAGCAAACCCTGCAAGCATCGCGTTTACTCAATGATTTTATTAGTGAACTACCTAAAGATGAGGCAAGCGCGCTGGTGTATTGGATCGATCAAAAATTACAATGGCATGGCAAATCGGTATACTTAAGTAATAATGAGACGCTAAATAACCAGCTGTCGCTACGCTTCCCTTTGGCATATAAAGACAGTATTTCAATGTACTCAAAAAGATATGCTGTGGCTCCGGAATTTATTTATGCAATCATTCGTCAGGAAAGTGGTTTCAGGGATGATGCAACCTCTTCAGTAGGCGCACGGGGTTTAATGCAAGTTATGCCTTATACTGCCCGTGTTGTCTCCAAAGCAGATAAGATTCCCTATACCGATCAAAACCAATTATTTCTCTCGCAAAAGAACATCAATATCGGCGTAGCCTATTTAAAACAACTTGCTAAACGCTTTGGCAACCACCCCATACTTATTGCGGCTGCATACAATGCGGGGCCTAAGCAAGTAGTTTATTGGCTTAGGAGCCACCCACCCAAAGAAATTGATGTCTGGATAGAAACCTTGCCTTGGCAAGAAACGCGTAATTATCTCAAAAACATCATGGCATTTTATGTTGTTTACCAATATCGCCTTGGTCAAAAACCTAATCTGGGGAGTTTTCTGGAACCATTATGA